The Blautia pseudococcoides genome segment TCATGCTCCTTCATGACTTCGGCAATTCGCACACTATGTGCTTCAATCTCCTTTTCATATGTTTTGATTTCTCTGTTGCATTCAGAGATTTTCCCTTGAAGCATTGCAATTCTGCGCAAGGGCGATTCATACTTGTGTGAAAACTCTATTGTTGGAAGTCCCGCCTGACTTGCACCATAAATCCTTGCCAGTGACTCCAAAGCAAGCTTTGGTGCAACATCCGCCATTGTCGGAGGTTTATCATTCTCAAGGCTCCAAATCCATTCGTCCAGGCGTTCAAAAATCATATCCTCCTTCGCCTTATCACGAATAATCTCAGGCATTGCCAGATCATTGTCCGGATTATTTCCCCAAACGGCAGAAAAAGCGCCAATGTTCACATCCGCTACTGCAAGATAAAACCTCAGCTGCAGTTCATAGTAGAGCGGAATCGCTCCATCTGCCCACTCATCCGCTTTGTGATAAGTACAGCTTTTACACTCCAAAATTCCCGGTTCGTTATCGGACGCCCGTGTAAAGCGCCGGTCGAAATTGGCAAGAGCGTAAGGATGATCTGCGTGCTGATACAGATTCGTGTCTTCTGTAACGGCATTGCCTGTCTTTGCACCATACCAATAGGCAGCAACCGGCTCTAAAAGATGTCCCATCTGCAATTGATTGGCATTGGCTTTTTTTGCAGGCTTTATTTGCCCTTTTTTGATTTTCCACAGCTCCAGCGGAGTCGTCCATGGTGATACACCAAAAATAGCTGCAACATCGCTTCCGCCCACAGTATAGGGAATATCCCCTTTGGGGCCGTGCATACGGCATTCCAGCCATCTGTCATTCGTCATACCTACGGTATCACAAAGAATAATCGGCTTTGCCATCAGTAACTCACCGCCTTTGCAAGGTCATAATCACTCCACCTGAATGAAAGCGCACGAGCCATATTTTCTTCTATAACCAGCATCTTACTTTCCGGCGTGTTCTCAGTCCTCAAAATAAACGGGATCTCCTGCATGGCAAGAAACACGTCATGGGCTGTCGCCGGGCCGCCTCCGTATGCCATCTCGTACATGGCGATAGCTTCGACTGCAGCCTTTTTTGGCAGACTCAGTTTTTTACATACCCTGGTCATTGCGTTTACCGGATAATCCAAATGGATCTCCAACAGTTTCTGCAGTTTGGCAATGCTATCCCCGAATTGGGCAAACAGCTGATCCAACGCTGTATCAAAGTCGGAAACCTTGGACTGATGCCTGTGGTCAACTGCGATGCAGCCCCCGATATGGATAGAACGCTTTCCGCTCACCAGCAGGGCTGAGACCTTTGCCGAAGCCACTCCAGTATCCGAACTCATAAAACGGACACCCGGAGTCAGTTTGGAAGCCATAGCCGTTTTTCCTTGGGAATCCAGCAGCTTTGTATACGCTCCTAGCAAATCCTCTTTTTGATCTGACATCGTCCATGCTGCGCTTACCATCGCATGGTCACAGTAGCCGGACTCAAACTCGTTTCCTGAAAAACGGGCATCCAGCTTTGTCTTCAGCGCAGTGAGCAACTCATCAATCGGTAGCACTGAATAATCAACAGCATCCCCGGAATGAACCGCCGCAACTTTTTCATCACGAATCAGCAAAAGTGCATCCGCTGAATAAAGACGCAGGCAGGCGTTTAACACCTCCGCCAGCACTTCACGGCTCAGTTTAGGGAGCGCCGTACCACCTATTTTTGCCCTGTCCAAAAGGCTTTTGTAGGCTGTCATGCGCATGGGGAAGAGTTCCCCATCAACACGCATGGCCAGACCGAGATTGTTTGCTGTGTCATCCACAGCGTCCTGTGTGGTTCCTGACGCAAATGCCGGCAGATCAGTGCTCAGAGCAGAGCCTTTGCCCAGCGGCTGAATTTCAAGGTCACTGACCCTGGCTTTCACCCAGCGGCTGTTCTTGGACTGCTCCTTGTGATAATCCAGCATAAGTGGATAGGAACTGAATGTGGTGTAGAAACCATCCTGACATTGTTTTTGCATATTTCATGCTCCTTTCTTTTCTGGCGGGATTGCCGCCTTGATATATAACAAAAGCCAGCAATCCCGAAAGACTGCTGGCTTATGCCCAAATGAATTGGCCGGAAAACAAAAAAAGTGCCATCTGCAAAATTGCAAATGACACTTTGATAAACTCTGTTAAACTGTGTTTAGCCGTAGCCAAACTTGATACTGATGTAAATATTATAACAGATTTATTTGCAATAGTCAATCCACCAGGAGAAAAGAGCATTCATACCGCAAATGTTTATTCCTCCGAGCGCTTATTTCTGTAAGTTCGGTTAATCTGAAACATACACATAAAAACAACGCCAAACACGCTGCCGCCTATAAAACTAAGGATACCTATCAACCATCCCATACTATATACCTCCTTTGTGATATAAAAAAGAGATGCTGATAATCAACATCTCCGGGTTACAATATTCTTTTTATTTCAAACACTTTATGATTTGATAAATCAGAATTTGCTTTTTTATAATTTTTCTATTTCTTTCAATGTTTTTTGGATGTCCTTATAAACTAATGATTGCATACTGTCATCATAAATACCTATATTAGCTTTATGAAGTGCAGAAACAATGTCGTTTTTCAATTCTGGTTTATCCTTTGCAATAATCGGCAACAGCTTAATACATTGTCTTGCTGTAATAGGTTTAACATCTGTTATATGCTTTAAATAATTATCAATGATTTCATCAATTTTATAATCTTTATCCCATCTTGCATTATAGGCAATCAGTGTAAGCCCTCTTGTGCGGATATAAGAATTATCACTGTCAAGCATATCGCTTAATCTATCCATATAAAGATAAACACAATCTGTTTCAATACTTTCTTTTTGCAATTCCTGTAATGCTTTGTATGCAACATTATTATTTTTATCAAACAATAATTCAAATGTTTCTGCTATATTAAGTGACACAATATCCTCCTTCACAAACTCCGATTTCTACTATAAGTGCTTCAAAAAAAATCTAATCTTTTCTTACTTGATATCACAAATCAAGAATCTTTGCGATTTCGTCCACTGTATCGAGAACTTCATTGAATTTCAAATCTCCAATGTATTTGTTGTCCGCAGCATAGTTATCCCACAGAAGATATAACTGCGGCTCTTCACGGATATCCTTCAAAATATCTCTCCAGTCCCTGATATCATCAATCGAATCTCTTTTTTCCGCAGTATGAATAACTGCTGCCCTCAGAACATCCATCTGAACCACATCTTTACGGCTGCGGTAAAGAGTATGTAAATCATAAAAATCCCTTGCCCTTGTAGTTCCAATGTTTCTGCGGATAATCGTTTCATATTTTTCCGCAAGTACTGTCTCAAGCGTATATGCCATGACCGGAACCGTTTTCTCCTCAAACACAAACGGGAAATCATATCGAATGGCTGCAGGCGTAATAATATCTCCGGTAGTAATGTCTATCTTCATTGGACTGTCAATCTTCCCGTATTTTGCACGCAGATGAACCCGGAAATTATTGTACGCATCATCCTCGCGGATCGGTTCAATTTTCTGAAATTCAAAAGAAATTCCGTCTCCCACATCCATTGCGATAATCTCTTTGACTGCAGAAACGATCTCGTCCTCTTCCATCTGAATACCACGCACCGTTGTGTCCATATCCATAGTAGTACGTTCACCAATACCGATCATTGATGATATCAAAAGTCCGCCCTTCAAAATAAAATTGTCCCGAAAGGATGAGGCTGCCAAACGATCAATGATTCTTTCAAATAAAAACATCTGCAGCACTTCCTGTGCACGAAGATTTTTCTTCGCTGCCATGCTACGAATGGCTCCTTTTAGTTGTTCTGGTGTCTTCATTATAAAACCTCCATATATGTTCTTATCTTATCTTCAATTCCAAATATCTTGCCATATTTCAGCAGTTTTCGATTATTTGGATTTGTCTTAAAATAGTCCTTAATTGCCTGCGTAAAAAGCTGCAGCTCTATTTGATCCTTATCCCGGATCACATCGCAAATACAGCGCTCCCTGTCATACAGCTTTACCATCCCGCCTTGAGGGGATTTTGTTTCTGTTATTCCAAGATCGTAAACTTCCGTCTGCACATAATGGCAACGCAAATTCGGATTATCACGCCTTAACCTGCTGATGTTCGTTCCGC includes the following:
- a CDS encoding nucleotidyl transferase AbiEii/AbiGii toxin family protein, which codes for MKTPEQLKGAIRSMAAKKNLRAQEVLQMFLFERIIDRLAASSFRDNFILKGGLLISSMIGIGERTTMDMDTTVRGIQMEEDEIVSAVKEIIAMDVGDGISFEFQKIEPIREDDAYNNFRVHLRAKYGKIDSPMKIDITTGDIITPAAIRYDFPFVFEEKTVPVMAYTLETVLAEKYETIIRRNIGTTRARDFYDLHTLYRSRKDVVQMDVLRAAVIHTAEKRDSIDDIRDWRDILKDIREEPQLYLLWDNYAADNKYIGDLKFNEVLDTVDEIAKILDL
- a CDS encoding DUF3789 domain-containing protein, translating into MGWLIGILSFIGGSVFGVVFMCMFQINRTYRNKRSEE
- a CDS encoding SufBD protein, producing MSLNIAETFELLFDKNNNVAYKALQELQKESIETDCVYLYMDRLSDMLDSDNSYIRTRGLTLIAYNARWDKDYKIDEIIDNYLKHITDVKPITARQCIKLLPIIAKDKPELKNDIVSALHKANIGIYDDSMQSLVYKDIQKTLKEIEKL
- a CDS encoding YqaJ viral recombinase family nuclease, which codes for MAKPIILCDTVGMTNDRWLECRMHGPKGDIPYTVGGSDVAAIFGVSPWTTPLELWKIKKGQIKPAKKANANQLQMGHLLEPVAAYWYGAKTGNAVTEDTNLYQHADHPYALANFDRRFTRASDNEPGILECKSCTYHKADEWADGAIPLYYELQLRFYLAVADVNIGAFSAVWGNNPDNDLAMPEIIRDKAKEDMIFERLDEWIWSLENDKPPTMADVAPKLALESLARIYGASQAGLPTIEFSHKYESPLRRIAMLQGKISECNREIKTYEKEIEAHSVRIAEVMKEHEHGILETTSDKLLIDFVTKTTRRPDSKALKEKYPAIYTDVLKASESRKVKVSVQPI